In the genome of Raphanus sativus cultivar WK10039 chromosome 9, ASM80110v3, whole genome shotgun sequence, the window AGATTGAGACTCCACATCGAAAtgccttttattttattacatcTTTATAGATTCTTGAGCatctaaacataaatttatattcaacAATTTATCCGCATATACGTGTCTATATTACTCCCATGTATCAATGTATCAATGCATCAATTTGACTATACGCCAAATAGAAatctaaaataaacatattcCTTTCAAGACATAAATCCTCAACCAAGTGCCTCGAATCCATTACCATTTCATACACATGGAAAATTTAATAGTGAAAATTGtgctattttttttgttgataaatttGAGCATTTAActtttttaaactatttgttgacaaaaaaaaactttttaaaactatttagcTCTCTCTCACACTGTATAAAAATACTTGTCTTTCCTAAAGCAAAGAAGCAAAGAATCGTGTTCTCTTACACATCCacagtcttcttttttttttgcatttttattgCAAGGATCATTTCTTTCCTTAGCTTCGACATCAGCTCCATCTTATTCATCTTTATTcactttctttctctctttttctttattaaaacatttttctttcaaatctgATCAGCTAGATTCTTTAGTCATGGTTTACTTCATCTTTATGTGCAATAACACATGCTCTTAAGGCTTCGAATCTCTCCCTTTGCTTCATCAATtatctttaaccacctcgtgacTCAAGCTTTCAAATCCCCCTACATATTGTTCTAAATAATCCCACACTGTCTTTAGtctttactctgtttttgtttattctcAAACATTGGGACAAAAtggcttcatcatcatcatcgttatTATCATCACCATCTTCATATGCAGAGTTAAAAGATGCTTGGCATCCATCAACCACAATAGTGGACACAACAGCATCAAGCTACTGGTTTAACTGGAGGGTTATGATCTGCTGCATATGGATGGCTATAGCAATGGTTATTACCGCTTTTCTTATATTCAAATACGAAGGCTTTCGCCGGAAACAAGGTGGAGACGGTGGAGAGAAAGAGTGGTCGGGTAATGTATATGAAGATGAGACTTGGAGGCCTTGTCTACGCAATATTCACCCAGCTTGGCTTCTTGCCTTTCGGGTTGTTGCCTTTCTTGTTCTTCTCATTATGCTTATCGTTATTGGAGTTGTTGATGGACCTACCATCTTCTTCTACTATACACAGTAAGCTCTACCTATCTTTAGAGAATGGATACAAAAACAatatctctgttttttttttgttggtgtttaatgttatttttccTTTGTTGTCTCTTTTGTTCTGATCTGCAGGTGGACTTTTGCTTTGATTACTCTCTATTTTGGAGTAATgttcaatctcaaaacatgttTACTATgcttatttaatttatttgtgaCACTATTCAAGTTTCTTACATTTTTATGTACTTTTTCTTTAACAGCTAGGCTCGCTTCTTTCGCTGCATGGATGTTACCAATACAACAAAAGAGTGGCTGGTGATAGAGTAGATAGCACTGAGGCCATGTCCATAGACTCAGAGAGAGCGATATCCAAAGGCTCTGATCATACTCTTCAACAGAGTCAATACTCCAGTAATCTAGCCGGTGTTTGGGGATATGTTTTCCAGATAATATTTCAggtaattaaaatcaaaatccaTAATCATGCACAATATAATctgatttttatgatttattggATATCGGGTGAAACAGATGAATGCAGGTGCAGTTTTGCTCACTGACTGTGTCTTCTGGTTCATCATTGTTCCTTTCCTTGAGATTCATGATTATAGCCTCAATGTGGTATGCAACCTAATAagctattttcattttttgattCACTATATAAACACATTTGTGATCAATTCATAGTAGAAAATATATGTGACCAATATTGCAGCTGGTGATCAGCATGCACTCTCTTAACGCAATTTTCTTGCTTGGTGATGCTGCTTTGAACTCTTTGGTATATCTCAGATTCTAACAAACGAAATATACAGTATTTGCTACATACTCATTGATTTATTCTTAATTGATGATTGAGTTTTCATTATTACAGAGCTTTCCATGCTTCAGAATTGCTTACTTCTTCTTATGGACAATAGCTTATGTTTTATTCCAATGGACTCTCCACTCGCTAGTCCATATATGGTAACATTTCATACAAATTCCACTGATTTCTTTTGATGTAATCACTCTTAACTTTTGACAGTAATCACTTATTGTTTATTAATAGGTGGCCTTACCCATTCCTGGACTTAGCATCCCACTATGCTCCACTATGgtaatttgaaaatttcataaatgtttttcaGTTTTCTCCATTGTTTCGTTGGATATTTAGGGatgtttacattttaattatgtgGCATTTTTTTTACAGGTACTTCTCAGTTGCAGTGATGCACTTGCCATGCTATGGAGCCTTTACCTTGTTGGTGAAGCTAAAACATCGGCTTCTTCAGAGATGGTTCCCTGAGTCTTACCAAAGTCCTCGGTAGTAGCTTGCATAGAAAGCAACCACGTTTGAATGAAAGTCTGATTTAAGTAGATGTTTTTGTGTGAAAATACagaaggaaacaaaaacaaaagtgtGAAGCAACAAACTCATgcttataaatatgatttaatattcTTTGCGCATATCGAATAAGTGGTTGCTTGAAAAAAATGACAATTTAGACAATAGGAGCATGCTAAAAGTGCAAAATGCAGTAACTTATTCATTAATTTGTTTATAAGTTTATAGAGATTGGCTAGCTAGCTTTCATTGGACATGTTATGAGCTGTTTATGAACTAATAGTGGATTTCACTCTGGACTTCCAATACACTATTCCATTAAATTACAAAACTCAAAACGTCATCTAGACTATATATAAATGTTCCTACACTTCTTACTCCCAAACATGTAGGAAATGTGACTGATGTGCGCAAAGAATCATAGATACAAATAAACTCTTAGTATCAAATAAGGCAATACGCGTAAGTAAAAACGAGTTTGAAATTCTCCAAACGTTCTCATAAATCTAATGCGTAATTGAAGTCTTAAAACAACCCAAGTAACAAAGTCTTTCAGAGAAATAAAGATTGAGTAATTTAAACCTATGGGTTAGGTAGAAATAAAGATTTAGCAATTTAAACCTATGGGTTAGGTTTAAAGCTGTCAAAGATGGCTCTAATGTGCTTGCACTTAGAGTTATCAAGTGCTTTTTCGAGTGACTTGAGATCCTCGTGATAGACTGGACACTGATCCGTTCCGCTGACGCATACACAGTTTTTGAGGTTATCTGACGGTTTTTTGAGGCCACGTCGTCTTTCTTCTTCGAGAATTACCTCACGACGTTCCGCCAGAATGTCCGGTAATATACCAAACAGCATTAACAATACAAAACCGAGCACCATAAGGGCATTCTGAAATTCTTCTGTACTTACCGTCAACACCATCCTTCCCTGATTCACAGCACTAAAAATTTCTCGCTATTTAAGGTTTCAAAACTTCATAAACTATTTCAACGacgaaagaaaagaaaaaactaaagatATATACTTCGACATATGcataattatatagttatatatattatactccGGAGTAATTAAGATTTTGATGCCTTCGAATTTCTTCCGAAGTAATACTGTTTTAGGATTTAGCGTCCTGAACTAAATTACAATCCTCTCCCCATTCGAATCAAACCCTTGACTAGTATACGTatttttggtttagttattttattactATGGTATAGTCAGAGaaataattacattttttgttaattgataTGTGTTATATTAACGTTTTGGGGTTATAATATACACAATGAGGATACCGACAATTCAATCCAATTAAGATGTTAGTATATATTGAATTAATCAAATTAAGTCAAATGTACTGAGATCAAGTTAATAAGTATGATAAGGATTCTCTTTAACGATAAGATTCCGGAATAACCTCGCATAAATTAAGGTAGCAAGctaaaaatatactattaaaaacattaattaagtTACTCAAATATgcaaaatattaattacaaactCAGCTGCTCGTAATTCATATGAATAAAAAACAGAGATACTCTGTTTCTTTCAATCTAAAAAGTTGCgtttatcaaaaaattataagtcAAATCTTTTTTGAGTTGAGAGAATCTGGATCGTATATGTTCGCACTTTGATAGACGAAGGATCTCGGAGAAAGCTTTGACATCTTCATGACAGAGGCCACAACAATGATTATCATTCCCAAGTTCGatgtcttcatcttcttcttcttctgctagTTGTTCTtcgtaataatatatataaacgaTGACGTCGAACCAAATGATTGCTACAACAAAAAGTAGATAAGTCACCACAAGGTTGTACACTGTCATCATCTCTTCAATTACtgcaatattaatattatagtaaatatataaaacgatGGTGGTGATCCAAGCTAATGATCTGGTTACCCTAATTTTATAGATAGTCGCAACTTATACTCAACGATGAAGTTTCTCTGATTTATATTAGGATTAGGATAAAAAGAGAGAGGAAATCAGCAAATATATAGAATCTGTTTTACGGgagaaacaaatatatatatatatatatatatatatatatatatatatatgaatttaaataattagtaTACAAAAAACTAGATAACCACTCGGGAGgaaatatttatcaataataTATACAATCATTTATGAAATGATTTTTCTGGTTTGTCATATTCTCTATAGTTTTAGctattttgcttatttgtcatattttccatagttttagaaaattttggttatttattatatacttaataattttaatcaatagTTTTGGTTATACTTATGAAGTGATTTATGATTTGATATACTTTCCAtagttttatgttattttgcttatttgtcatgttttccataattttatgaaattttggttatttattatatacttactaattttaattaatagttttgattatatatatatagttagttatttttaatatatataatttgtaatgttcttcataattttagatttagtcattttatgcttaattataaattttaatgataatttatcattatcttgataataattaaaaaacttttatgataatatcatagttaaatttatgttaaatttaatttagtaatattaaaatactatatatatatatttatattaggtGGTTTTCCCGCATATGCGGGTATAATCTTCTTAtgaatacttattagtttataccttattaattcaaaaaattagcatgatgatattatttatgtctttaaaataattagttaaacatcaaattatttatatatgaaaatttttatttataaaaatatatatgcttattaTTGTGTTCAAATTTAAAAAGCACTTAcatattaaacatattttagaaaatatcacGAACACataaaaaattggaaatatttttctcatgttagttcttggattttcagtatatattggtgatattttaataacaataatctgttttcttacataaattttgattgatattctatttcaataataatgatgttttaaatagtacattgctattttttttaataaatacttcattttattattttaaaaaataatattagctaTAGTTAATTGAAACATATAGAACTGTGAACTCTCTGTATTGTTTATATTGTGTAAGACAAATTAAAAACGacacaattaaaaattattaatattacataacacAAGTCAATATGTTTTATCGATAGTCAGCTAAATATCGAATATATTTCtagataaaaaatcaaatttatttactttagcATTCATTGTGTGACTTTAACATCTtttctatatacaatattttgtaaaacactATTGTcgctatgttttaaaattttgaagttctCCAGTTGTAATGACTCTTGATAGTGCAACATATAATTGTAAGACTGGACTTGACAAATAGATCAACCTTTTAAGCTTTGACCTTAACTCTTGTTGATAGTCATTTCATTGAACACTCTTATAGGAAATTGAagttttttcattttgaaaggtCATCTTGCATATGTTGGTATAAGACTTATTCTAGGAATAAAATCCGTTTTTCCACATAACTTCCGGTTAGGATTTCGACTTCAATATTCATGTTCTATAGGCGAGTTATTAGTAACACTATTCTATTGGaaaatctttctttttgatttaaattccTTAATAGCATGACCTACAACAATCCATTGCAAAGTCGTTatctttgatttaaatttcatagtagcatgatctacaacaacataaccaaattttatatgttGATAAGAATAAACACACATAAGCATACACACATAAGCACAATAGTCGCATTAACTTAGTCACAATAGATATACATGTATGTcacgtttatatatataattaatataaatattatattgtatataagtttTGTAGTacgttttaataaatttattaagttatttattagaattttaaaaagtaataatttttatttttgtaataaaatgttattattattttatcttatttttggaatttaatatttatttactaattttaatttatttttacggatcgaatcggatatctagtcgaaaatctaaaattatcgGAATATCCAGAGCACCGAATATCCGTGTGGCTACAGATCGAATtggatcaaataattgatttttctGATAAAATGGATCGGATCAGAATATCTCCAAAaacccggatatccgattcatGTTCACCCCTACATCTATATATGTACAAACGCCTAAGTATAATTGTAACAATAACTAATGTATAACAACATgacaattatattctttttaaaaatattcaacatCAGTTTAATGTAAAGATGAGGATATCTAAATATTTCTTCAACATgtgacaccaaaaaaaaaaaagataacacgCGAATATGTGAAATAACATGTAGGAAAACTCACCAGATATTTTTCTTGTGTGTCTTGACAATATATGAGAGAGATTAATCACATATATAGATATGTATAATTATAATTCTTTTcggtttattattattatttttttaaattatagagttgaatcatatatatagatatgtatagttctttttggtttatgatttttaaataggaaaataaattattcataataaatacttaaaataattagtcTATAAATCTTTCTTATTaggatttgaagaaaaaaaattactattaaacattctcttacaattttattttcttatgtttaaaattttagaaaatgaaaattactatcaaattgttttacaatatattttctttagaaatttagaaaacgaaaaatagtattaataattattggacaaatgttttttgtttaattttttgtaaataaaaaagtgcagaaaatatcaataaataattctaaatttactttttttaaacaaattgttttattatcttcctatatactttattaatcatgagatattttaatgatgtcaaaattttaaaaggaaaattaatatcaaataatcttttacgtttatcttttttttggattttagaaaaggaaaattagtattaaataagttattttacaaacttctcttctttaagatttgttaaaaggaaattttctaaaaattactattaaataatttttaaaattaaattttactattaaagatttacaaaaattattttttcaaattatttttttgtaaaaaaaagtgCAGAAAAATACCaataaataattctaaaataactttaaaaaaaacaattattatcttgctatatattttattaatcatgagatattttaaaaaatttcaaaaatttaaaaggaaattaataacagataatcttttacaattatctttttggattttggaaaaggaaaattagtattaaataagttattttacaaacttCTATTCTTTAAGAattgtaaaaaggaaattttctaaaaaattactattaaataacttATATTCACACGGAGGATCCCATTCTGGatttttgttctttaatttttttaaattaaattttactattaaatatttacgaattttttttaacttttaattttattagtatatttttaacaattagaatattattaagtaatttttaaaatttattttttactattaaataaatttcaaaattcgtttttgtttttattttagtaattgtTAAGTAATTTCACaattagaatattattaagtaattgttttaatcatgagatattctaaaacatgtcacattattaaaaaaggaaattactattaaataatattttgaaataatattttgtttaagatttttaaaatcgaaatttactatataattaatttcaccaaaaatcgttttattatcatatatatttattttaaattatgaagtagtttaacacatatcacaattttaaatatataaatgtcatGTGTCataatcatgttaattaacaactttgaagaaccaagtttcctattaagtaattttagaatattattaagtatttttaaaattttcctttttattattaaatcaatttcaaaattcattttttgttatcttagtatatattttatatcattataaattttaacctctttaaaaatatgaaaaggaaaattactattaaataatcatttgcaattatgttttgtttaggattttaaaatagaaaattactattagatatacttacaattactttttaacaaaatttgtttttgttattatcttaatatatatttttaattataatatacatTAACACATGTTgcaatcttaaaaaaattattgacacATATCGCAAtaatgttaattagtaactttcaagaaccaagctttatataataagatatatagacATGTTAATATACCACCTAAGATAGAAAATATCTGCAAAACCTGgcaaagaatttaaaaatagttatactattatttatgaagtatttTTTCGTTtacacgttaaaagttagaatgtttaaatttttattaaccttaataaataattagattttatttgtGAATGAAGAAAAGAGAGATCTAATGGTTCCttctaaaatatatgaataaatacaAAACTACACCATAATTTAATAAGGTCTAGTGGGTTTATGCTTTTCTACTCAGCTGGTTTGACATGtcagagaaaaaaacaataccACCAATAGCAACTAAGGTAAAGCCCCACGTTGTGTAATATGATTTTACACGTGGTTCTTGGTTGCTTCTGTTTTTCAGCTGAAAGTCTATGATGAGGACCAGGCCGATGAGGAGACTTGTCAACACAATGAGTAAGATGATTCTCTCCACTCGGTTTTGTATCATTGTACCGACTAGAAATGGAATAAAGCCACCAACCAGAAAGCAGAGTAGAGACCATAGAGCATCCTGACATGATCGAATTAGTGATCTACCCTTGAGATGGCTTCTAATGAAGGTGGCTACTCCTGATCCCAAGATACCAGCTGCAAATAAAAACATTGCACTGTGGATTCGGTTTGGTGTCATATCGTCTACAGCTGCATGGTATGTGGGAATTGCCACGGTTCCAAGGATGAGACTTATTATGATTATGTCCACATCTCTCTTCTCAACTTGAGTGTGTGCCATCCTGAAATGAATATTTAAGTATTCACAATAAGTTTGACTTAACCGCAAATTAAACAGCATGATAACGAATCAACCAACAACATCACAGCACTTGCTAGAAGATCAAGTCCGAAGACACTTGTTTGCTTTACCTTTCATAATGCATAGCTTACAAAAAAAGAACTGATTAAGTTACCATTCATAATGCATAGCTGAGAAAATCATATGGCATTCAAGTAGGAAATTAACGTTCACGAGTGCATGTGCGACGACAAAGAGCACTCTTTCTGGATATGGGAAACAATTAATCATATGACATTTTTTTGTAAGCTATGCATTATATATGAATGGTAACGTAATCAgttcatagatgagaaaactaataatatgacatttttatgTAAGCTATGCATTATGAATGGTAACGTAATCAGTTCACAGATGAGAAAATTAATCATATGACATTTTTTGTAAGTCTATGCATTATGAATGGTAACGTAATCAGTTCACAGATGAGAAAATTAATCATatgacattttttttgtaagctATGCATTATGAGTGGATGTAATCAGTTCACAGATGAGCAAATTAATCATATgacatttttttgtaaactatgcATTATGAATGGTAAGATGatcaaattaataatatttagcATAAATCTACATAGCTCTTGGTGTGACATGCACTTTCATccataaataaaacaattaaaaaaaaactcgcTAGTAGAGGATCGGTGGTGCATAGTCTAATTAGTAATTACCTATACAATTTCTGAAAAGAGTTTTATGTTTCCCACAACCACAATGATGAGAGCGCAGGTATGCTATAAAAAGCAGAGGATTTTGCTGGTGATCAAGGATCTGCAGGAAGAAACACGTTTTTTAGAAATCAATCTGTTAAGAATGAAGTAGTGGGAACTGGATACAAGACCACATGATCTAATCATCCTACAGGGAATGCAAATGAATATACATAGATATGAAGGAACAACCAAATGACCATTCAAATCTTGATTCTGTTCAAAGCTCTCTATGGCAACAAACTTTATTAGATCAAACTACTCTAACAGTCTGAAGTTACAGAAATAGCAAGAGGCCCATTACGTGAGGACCAAATAAGACTTACCACAAGAAGTTGATCAAGAAGATCCTAAcccttgagagagagagagagaagggtgCTTAAGGGAGACAATGggggagaaagaagaagaagagagtttgaggttagagagagaaagagagagagagaagggtaCGTAAGGGAGACAAGGgggagaaagaagatgaagagagtttgaggttagagagagagagagagaagggtaCGTAAGGGAGACAAGggggagaagatgaagaagaagatgagagtttgaggttagagagagagagaaaagggtACGTAAGGGAGGCAAGGgggagaaagaagatgaagaagaagaagagagtttGAGGTTAATGAGACTGAGTTTGtatattcatattttctttttcttggcgCGCGGTGTAACTGCCACTGACTTAAATTGTTCAATTTTAACGTAAGGGGTCATTAACGAAAAAAAGTTAACAAACAAGGACATCTCTTGCAAAATATAACAAATTCCGAGttgaataataaattacatccGAAGTCGGTTAGTTTTTGGTTTGatcatctttattttttctttctgcaATTACCAAAAGGTAAAAAACCATTAACCTCAAATCTCTATCTTCCCATGTGTGCTTACTCCGTCAATTATGTCATTAGCAAGTCCAAACCTTTGAGTTctcaaaaaaaagattatagtTGCACACAATGTGTTTGTATAAATGCCTCAAAGAGCTTCTTGctatattaaaagttttatccTTTCTTTGACTTTTTGTATAGGACAAAGAGTATATGACTTTCTGAGAGATCAggctgatgatgatgacgcTTACTCAACTTCTCCCTTGCTCTCCACAAAACCTCTTCTTGTCCTCCACCTTCCTCCACCCTTTACAGTCTCCCTCTCGAAGATGTAACCTAACTACTAATCCCAGTTCCAAGAAACTCGCACCTCTGTCTTTTGCCATCTCATGTTCAGCTCACAAGATCGTCAGGAACCCATCTCTAGACAAGCATGTGGTGAAGCAGAACAGAGTCCGGTTCGTGCAGAAGCTGAAAACTTTACTCCTCTCCAAACCAAAGCATTACATACCAATCCAAATCCTCTACAAATGCAGCTCCTACCTCGGCATCGAAAACCCACGAACCATCCTCTCCATGATCCGTCGCTATCCCACAATCTTCCAGCTTTTCACAACTCCTACACCACATTTGCCTATGAACGCCACTAAGTCTTTATCTACACTCTGTGTCCGTATGACACCAGCTGCATCCTCCCTGGCGTTGCAAGAACTGAATCTAAAGTCTGAGATTGCTGATAAACTTGCTACTAAGCTCCAGAAGCTGCTGATGTTGTCGTCTCACCGGAGGTTGCTTTTGTCTAAACTGGTTCACATTGGTCCGGATTTGGGCTTCCCTCCTAACTTCAGGTCTCGTCTCTGTAATGATTATCCAGACAAGTTCAAGACTGTTGATACGTCCTACGGAAGAGCGCTTGAGCTTGTCTCGTGGGAACAAGAACTGGCGAAGCAAATGCCATCGCCTGAAGTTGATAGAGGTTTGATCGTTGATCGTCCTTTGAAGTTCAAGCGTTTGAATCTCAGGAGAGGTTTGAACTTGAAGAGGAGACACCAAGAGTACTTGATCAAGTTCGGAGAATCACCTGATGTGTGTCCTTACAAAACTTCATCTGAAGGTCTAGCTAGCGAGTCCATAGAGGCGGAGAAGCGAGCTTGCGCAGTTGTGAGAGAAGTGTTGGGGTTAACGGTGGAGAAAAGGACTTTGATAGACCATTTGACACACTTCAGACAAGAGTTTGGGTTACCGAACAAGTTAAGAGGGTTGATAGTGAGACATCCAGAGCTATTCTATGTGAGTGTTAAAGGAACGAGAGACTCTGTGTTTCTGGTGGAAGCGTACAATGAC includes:
- the LOC108828399 gene encoding protein WHAT'S THIS FACTOR 1 homolog, chloroplastic, giving the protein MMMTLTQLLPCSPQNLFLSSTFLHPLQSPSRRCNLTTNPSSKKLAPLSFAISCSAHKIVRNPSLDKHVVKQNRVRFVQKLKTLLLSKPKHYIPIQILYKCSSYLGIENPRTILSMIRRYPTIFQLFTTPTPHLPMNATKSLSTLCVRMTPAASSLALQELNLKSEIADKLATKLQKLLMLSSHRRLLLSKLVHIGPDLGFPPNFRSRLCNDYPDKFKTVDTSYGRALELVSWEQELAKQMPSPEVDRGLIVDRPLKFKRLNLRRGLNLKRRHQEYLIKFGESPDVCPYKTSSEGLASESIEAEKRACAVVREVLGLTVEKRTLIDHLTHFRQEFGLPNKLRGLIVRHPELFYVSVKGTRDSVFLVEAYNDNGDLLEKDETLVIRERLIDLVQEGKRIRRERRRRGSMGEYRKDDKKDEGVDDYNSDMDDEDEYVDGFENLFSSEDSGVEYHFHEEDDDDEAWVSSGGSVEYWSRKLSSSGMSNDEVESVIESW
- the LOC108823735 gene encoding uncharacterized protein LOC108823735 isoform X1, which codes for MASSSSSLLSSPSSYAELKDAWHPSTTIVDTTASSYWFNWRVMICCIWMAIAMVITAFLIFKYEGFRRKQGGDGGEKEWSGNVYEDETWRPCLRNIHPAWLLAFRVVAFLVLLIMLIVIGVVDGPTIFFYYTQWTFALITLYFGLGSLLSLHGCYQYNKRVAGDRVDSTEAMSIDSERAISKGSDHTLQQSQYSSNLAGVWGYVFQIIFQMNAGAVLLTDCVFWFIIVPFLEIHDYSLNVLVISMHSLNAIFLLGDAALNSLSFPCFRIAYFFLWTIAYVLFQWTLHSLVHIWWPYPFLDLASHYAPLWYFSVAVMHLPCYGAFTLLVKLKHRLLQRWFPESYQSPR
- the LOC108823735 gene encoding uncharacterized protein LOC108823735 isoform X2, with the translated sequence MKELKDAWHPSTTIVDTTASSYWFNWRVMICCIWMAIAMVITAFLIFKYEGFRRKQGGDGGEKEWSGNVYEDETWRPCLRNIHPAWLLAFRVVAFLVLLIMLIVIGVVDGPTIFFYYTQWTFALITLYFGLGSLLSLHGCYQYNKRVAGDRVDSTEAMSIDSERAISKGSDHTLQQSQYSSNLAGVWGYVFQIIFQMNAGAVLLTDCVFWFIIVPFLEIHDYSLNVLVISMHSLNAIFLLGDAALNSLSFPCFRIAYFFLWTIAYVLFQWTLHSLVHIWWPYPFLDLASHYAPLWYFSVAVMHLPCYGAFTLLVKLKHRLLQRWFPESYQSPR